In the genome of Candidatus Omnitrophota bacterium, one region contains:
- a CDS encoding ATP-binding protein encodes MIISVASGKGGTGKTTVSTALALSLPGPVQLLDCDAEEPNAHIFIKPDIKRTEDVFIYVPRIDEDICTLCGRCAEVCAYNAIAVLPGSGRTAGRALVFRELCHGCGSCRYFCPENAIKEEKRKVGVVEVGYRGELEFVHGRMNIGEAMSPPVIRAVKHKLNKGRTVIVDAPPGTTCPVITAIHGSDACVLVTEPTPFGLHDLRLTVEVIKKMDIPFGVVINRHGLGDERTEEYCAQEGIPVLMKIPFSKEIAAEYSRGISIVEAFPEYRDEFAGLVKKLEEEMSR; translated from the coding sequence ATGATAATATCCGTCGCCAGCGGTAAGGGCGGAACAGGGAAGACCACGGTAAGTACGGCCTTGGCCCTATCCCTCCCGGGACCGGTGCAGCTTTTGGATTGCGACGCGGAGGAACCCAACGCCCATATTTTTATCAAACCTGATATAAAAAGAACGGAAGATGTGTTCATTTATGTGCCCAGGATCGATGAGGATATATGTACGTTATGCGGCAGATGCGCTGAAGTATGCGCGTATAATGCCATAGCAGTTCTTCCTGGTTCAGGTAGAACCGCGGGCAGGGCACTTGTGTTCCGGGAACTCTGCCACGGTTGCGGGTCATGCAGGTATTTTTGCCCCGAGAACGCCATCAAAGAAGAGAAAAGAAAGGTTGGCGTTGTCGAGGTCGGGTATCGTGGAGAGCTCGAATTCGTGCATGGCAGGATGAATATAGGTGAAGCCATGTCGCCTCCCGTGATACGGGCCGTGAAGCACAAGCTTAATAAGGGGAGGACGGTCATTGTCGATGCTCCGCCGGGGACCACTTGCCCTGTTATAACGGCCATACACGGGTCTGATGCCTGTGTATTGGTCACAGAACCCACGCCTTTCGGTCTACACGACCTCAGGCTGACCGTGGAAGTCATAAAGAAAATGGACATACCGTTCGGTGTGGTCATAAACCGCCATGGTTTGGGTGACGAAAGAACGGAGGAATATTGCGCGCAAGAGGGGATACCTGTGCTCATGAAGATCCCGTTCAGTAAAGAGATAGCGGCTGAATATTCCAGGGGGATATCCATTGTGGAAGCGTTCCCTGAGTATAGGGACGAATTCGCCGGTTTGGTGAAAAAACTTGAGGAAGAGATGTCGAGATGA
- a CDS encoding NifB/NifX family molybdenum-iron cluster-binding protein, with protein sequence MRICITAEKDSLDSRVDPRFGRCGYFLIFDTESGEKEFVENSDRDGTGGVGIRAGQYMAQQKVKAVLTGNVGPNAFQTLSASGIEVITGVSGTVEDAIGAYKAGRTKTSAGPSVEPHFGTQKEEGQ encoded by the coding sequence ATGAGGATATGTATCACGGCGGAAAAAGACAGCCTGGATTCGCGTGTAGACCCCAGGTTCGGAAGATGCGGGTATTTTTTGATATTTGATACCGAGTCGGGTGAAAAAGAATTTGTCGAGAACAGCGACAGGGACGGAACTGGAGGCGTGGGTATAAGGGCCGGACAGTATATGGCCCAACAGAAAGTAAAGGCTGTGCTTACCGGTAATGTGGGTCCCAACGCTTTTCAAACATTGTCCGCTTCGGGCATAGAGGTGATAACGGGGGTTTCCGGGACCGTAGAGGACGCTATAGGCGCTTATAAGGCCGGAAGAACGAAGACATCCGCCGGTCCCAGTGTGGAGCCGCATTTCGGTACGCAAAAAGAGGAAGGACAATGA
- a CDS encoding NifB/NifX family molybdenum-iron cluster-binding protein: MGEDMKIAISTDGEVVSEHFGRCPSFTIVDIQEGKVGVKEVISNPGHHPGFLPEFLGGKGVECIIAGGMGQRAIQLFSERGIQVIVGVNGAIDEVMLEMAKGKLHGGDSSCKPGAGKGYGLDKTVCDHGDGH, translated from the coding sequence ATGGGGGAAGACATGAAGATCGCTATTTCCACGGACGGAGAGGTCGTATCCGAGCATTTCGGCCGATGTCCTTCGTTCACGATAGTTGATATACAAGAAGGCAAGGTTGGCGTTAAAGAAGTGATATCGAACCCGGGGCATCATCCGGGGTTTCTCCCGGAATTCCTGGGCGGAAAAGGCGTTGAATGCATAATTGCCGGAGGTATGGGGCAGAGGGCCATACAACTTTTTTCCGAGAGAGGTATACAGGTAATTGTAGGAGTGAACGGGGCGATCGATGAAGTTATGCTAGAAATGGCAAAGGGTAAGCTCCATGGAGGGGACAGTTCCTGTAAGCCCGGAGCGGGAAAGGGATACGGATTGGATAAAACGGTATGTGATCATGGTGACGGGCATTGA
- a CDS encoding DUF5320 domain-containing protein, with amino-acid sequence MPGFDGTGPAGVGPMTGGGRGYCVMPSDRPVVAGGGMGIRGRGGRGRRNRYYATGLTGWQRAGYYGYPAGHVTAREEKGMLKAEAEALEAQLGDIRARIAELEKSDEQ; translated from the coding sequence ATGCCAGGTTTTGACGGAACGGGTCCCGCTGGTGTGGGGCCGATGACAGGCGGGGGCAGGGGCTATTGCGTAATGCCTTCAGATCGTCCGGTGGTCGCGGGCGGAGGAATGGGAATAAGAGGCCGCGGTGGTCGCGGGCGGAGGAATCGATACTACGCGACAGGACTTACGGGATGGCAGAGGGCCGGATATTATGGGTATCCAGCCGGACATGTGACGGCCCGGGAGGAAAAGGGCATGCTCAAGGCGGAAGCGGAGGCGCTTGAAGCGCAGCTCGGGGATATCCGCGCGCGTATAGCCGAACTGGAAAAGAGCGACGAACAGTAA
- a CDS encoding Fur family transcriptional regulator: MQGRAGRAGRCGENWGHRFRGCGYRFTAPRKAIIDVLQCTPGHLSAEDIYMKVHEMCPQIGLTTVYRTLEVLTDMGLLSKFDFGDGRARYESVNGAGTKHHHHLVCTGCRRVIDYSEFVDDEIEFLERAEKGLSKKYRFEIKGHLIQFYGLCDKCKDKDGKRR; encoded by the coding sequence ATGCAGGGAAGAGCGGGAAGAGCGGGAAGATGCGGGGAGAATTGGGGCCATAGGTTCAGGGGGTGCGGGTACAGGTTCACCGCTCCGCGTAAAGCGATAATAGATGTATTGCAGTGTACGCCCGGGCATTTGAGCGCGGAAGACATATATATGAAAGTCCACGAGATGTGTCCTCAGATAGGGCTTACCACTGTTTACAGGACGCTGGAGGTCCTTACAGACATGGGGTTATTGTCAAAGTTCGATTTTGGGGACGGACGGGCGCGTTATGAATCCGTTAATGGGGCGGGAACAAAACATCATCATCATCTTGTGTGTACAGGGTGCAGGAGGGTGATAGATTATTCGGAATTCGTCGATGATGAGATAGAGTTCCTGGAACGGGCGGAAAAAGGTCTTTCGAAAAAATACAGGTTTGAGATAAAAGGCCATCTTATACAGTTTTACGGTCTTTGCGATAAGTGTAAGGATAAAGATGGAAAGAGGAGGTGA
- a CDS encoding radical SAM protein: protein MVMIKKTMDTNEKLRVLSRDSRYDLACACATRQDEHRKRSETDKWIYPVTFPDGRRTFLFKTLLSNECVNNCKYCPLRAGRDVPRCGLVPEELARTFLSYYRARKVSGLFLSSGVGGKPDAVMDGINRTAGALRRSGFRGYIHLKIIPGASDAAVRRSLSLATAVSINVETATAARFRELSTTKDFKNDIVRPLKLISRLTARGGEFSRVKQTTQFVVGAASDTDEEIVKASWGLYRNLGLCRVYFSAYQRGAGASDLPGEVSGGSNADLLTREHRLYQVDWLMRKYGFTADEIPFGSGGKLSLECDPKEAWAKAHPEFFPVDVNRDEVSRLLRVPGFGEVTVEKIREARKCGLKIRSIEDLGRQTRILKKAMSYVVF, encoded by the coding sequence ATGGTGATGATAAAGAAAACGATGGATACGAATGAGAAGCTCAGGGTCCTTTCAAGGGATTCGCGATATGACCTGGCTTGCGCGTGCGCTACGCGACAGGACGAACATCGTAAACGTTCAGAGACCGATAAGTGGATATATCCGGTCACGTTCCCCGACGGGCGACGGACATTTTTGTTCAAAACGCTCCTTTCCAACGAATGCGTTAATAATTGCAAGTACTGTCCTCTAAGGGCGGGTAGAGATGTCCCCAGGTGCGGCCTCGTTCCGGAAGAACTGGCCCGGACGTTCCTTTCATATTACAGGGCGCGCAAGGTGAGCGGACTTTTCCTGTCAAGCGGTGTAGGAGGAAAGCCCGACGCTGTGATGGATGGCATCAACAGGACCGCCGGGGCCCTGCGACGTAGTGGATTCAGGGGATATATACACCTGAAGATCATACCCGGGGCGTCAGACGCGGCTGTGCGCCGGAGCCTGTCCCTCGCTACGGCGGTGTCGATAAATGTTGAGACCGCTACGGCGGCCAGGTTCCGGGAACTCAGTACGACAAAGGATTTTAAGAATGATATAGTGCGTCCCTTGAAGCTTATTAGCCGTCTTACAGCCAGAGGAGGAGAGTTCTCGCGGGTAAAACAGACGACACAATTCGTTGTCGGCGCGGCTTCCGATACGGACGAGGAAATAGTCAAGGCGTCATGGGGGCTTTACAGGAACCTGGGTCTTTGTCGAGTGTATTTTAGCGCGTACCAGCGCGGAGCGGGCGCGTCGGACCTTCCGGGAGAGGTGTCGGGCGGAAGCAACGCCGATCTGTTGACGCGGGAGCACAGGCTTTACCAGGTTGACTGGCTTATGCGCAAATACGGTTTTACCGCCGACGAAATACCGTTCGGATCCGGGGGGAAGCTCTCTCTCGAGTGCGATCCCAAGGAGGCCTGGGCTAAAGCGCATCCCGAGTTCTTCCCCGTGGATGTTAACCGGGACGAGGTGTCCAGGCTTCTTCGCGTGCCGGGATTTGGGGAGGTAACGGTCGAGAAGATACGGGAGGCGCGTAAGTGTGGGCTTAAGATACGCTCGATCGAGGACCTGGGCAGGCAGACAAGGATCCTTAAAAAGGCGATGTCATATGTAGTCTTCTGA
- a CDS encoding peptidylprolyl isomerase — protein sequence MGRLIRLLSVVITISSIYGCANAEGGDMTVEKGRTVTFDYTLTVDGEVVDTSRGKEPLEYVQGESGLIPGLTKRMEGMRTGEERKITVPSAEAYGEIRGEAFREIPRSRLPEGMEPAAGIMLQAEQQDGGVVPVRISEVRDDVVVIDFNHPLAGKDLLFEVKIVSVK from the coding sequence ATGGGGCGCTTGATACGCCTGCTATCGGTAGTTATCACTATAAGCAGCATCTATGGATGCGCCAACGCGGAAGGGGGAGATATGACGGTGGAAAAAGGGAGAACGGTAACGTTCGATTATACCTTGACTGTTGATGGAGAGGTGGTCGATACTTCCAGGGGCAAGGAGCCGCTTGAGTATGTTCAGGGGGAAAGCGGGCTTATCCCGGGGCTTACCAAAAGGATGGAAGGTATGAGGACGGGCGAAGAGAGAAAGATTACGGTCCCTTCGGCGGAAGCGTATGGGGAGATCAGGGGCGAGGCTTTCCGGGAAATACCGCGTTCGAGGCTTCCCGAGGGCATGGAACCCGCGGCCGGTATAATGCTCCAGGCCGAGCAGCAGGATGGCGGGGTGGTGCCCGTAAGGATATCGGAGGTCAGGGATGATGTCGTGGTCATAGATTTTAACCATCCGTTGGCGGGTAAAGACCTCTTGTTCGAGGTAAAGATAGTTTCCGTAAAGTAA
- a CDS encoding arginine decarboxylase, pyruvoyl-dependent produces MSILTRKDEFVPKRVFFTKGVGTHKAELRSFELALRDAGIERCNLVTVSSILPPSCQVVSRNEGIKELQAGMITFTVMARCSSNEPHRLVAASVGCAVPADANAYGYLSEHHSYGQNEKTAGDYAEDLATAMLASTLGLEFDEEKSWDENKKIYQLSDKIVRANSITQTAVINSDGSFTTVLAAAVFLF; encoded by the coding sequence ATGTCCATCTTAACCAGAAAAGATGAGTTTGTTCCAAAAAGGGTTTTCTTTACCAAAGGTGTAGGTACGCATAAGGCGGAACTCAGGAGTTTTGAGCTGGCGCTCCGTGACGCGGGGATAGAAAGATGTAACCTCGTAACGGTATCCAGCATACTTCCACCGTCGTGCCAGGTGGTTTCCAGGAACGAAGGGATAAAAGAGCTTCAGGCAGGGATGATAACGTTCACGGTCATGGCCAGATGTTCTTCGAACGAGCCACACAGGCTCGTAGCCGCGAGTGTAGGGTGCGCGGTCCCCGCCGACGCCAACGCTTATGGATACCTGAGTGAACATCATTCGTATGGACAGAACGAAAAGACGGCTGGTGATTACGCGGAGGATCTCGCGACGGCCATGCTTGCTTCCACCCTGGGGCTTGAGTTCGACGAGGAGAAATCGTGGGACGAGAATAAGAAGATCTACCAGCTGAGCGATAAGATAGTCCGGGCGAACAGTATAACGCAAACGGCTGTAATAAACAGCGACGGGAGTTTTACTACGGTGCTTGCCGCCGCGGTGTTCCTGTTCTGA
- the lpxD gene encoding UDP-3-O-(3-hydroxymyristoyl)glucosamine N-acyltransferase → MRTGELAELIGGVVDGDGQIDITGLGGIDKAREGDLTFAMNETLLSKAEKSGASCVLTGKDMRRSSKTLIRVSNPKLSFLIIYNTFNTPKDRESFIHPLANVAKSAELGKNVWIDSGASVGEKVKIGDHVIIESNASIKKNCEIGSFCHIHPNVSIYENSVLGKNVTLHSGATIGADGFGYVKDNGKIYKFPQLGAVIIEDNVEIGAGTTVDRGSLGDTVIGANSKIDNLCQIAHNVRIGRNFLMAAQCGISGSTVIGDDVTIGGQVGLSDNIVIGNNVTVGAKSAVIKDVPDDSIVWGIPARPISQTKRQMAVLSWLSKNFKLLKKMSD, encoded by the coding sequence ATGAGGACCGGAGAACTTGCTGAACTTATCGGAGGGGTCGTTGACGGGGATGGCCAGATCGACATAACGGGCTTGGGCGGCATCGATAAGGCACGCGAAGGTGACCTTACTTTCGCCATGAACGAGACTCTTCTTTCTAAGGCCGAAAAGAGCGGGGCATCATGCGTCCTGACCGGGAAGGACATGCGCAGGTCTTCTAAAACCCTTATTCGCGTAAGCAATCCAAAACTTTCGTTCCTTATCATCTACAACACGTTCAACACTCCTAAGGACAGAGAATCGTTCATACACCCTCTCGCGAATGTAGCCAAATCGGCCGAGCTTGGCAAGAACGTCTGGATCGATTCCGGAGCGTCAGTGGGAGAAAAGGTCAAGATAGGCGATCATGTGATAATCGAAAGTAACGCCAGTATAAAAAAGAATTGTGAAATAGGTTCGTTCTGCCACATCCACCCGAATGTCTCTATTTATGAGAATTCCGTACTAGGCAAGAACGTAACACTGCATAGTGGCGCCACTATAGGCGCGGACGGGTTCGGCTATGTAAAAGATAACGGCAAGATATACAAATTCCCGCAACTTGGGGCCGTTATCATAGAGGATAATGTCGAGATAGGCGCGGGCACGACCGTGGACAGGGGCTCACTGGGTGACACCGTGATAGGCGCGAACTCTAAGATCGACAACCTCTGCCAGATAGCCCACAACGTCAGGATCGGCAGGAACTTCCTCATGGCCGCCCAATGCGGTATATCCGGCAGCACCGTTATAGGGGACGATGTGACCATCGGCGGACAGGTCGGGCTGTCCGACAACATAGTCATAGGGAACAATGTTACTGTCGGGGCCAAAAGCGCCGTTATAAAGGATGTCCCCGACGATTCAATAGTATGGGGCATCCCGGCAAGGCCGATAAGCCAGACAAAACGCCAAATGGCAGTCCTGTCGTGGCTATCCAAGAATTTCAAGCTTCTGAAGAAAATGTCGGACTGA